One genomic window of Bactrocera dorsalis isolate Fly_Bdor chromosome 4, ASM2337382v1, whole genome shotgun sequence includes the following:
- the LOC105222023 gene encoding protein a6, which yields MDATNVTPSKQNKTEAVTPNSNNKQQNATQKHSGPFYISPSLFDNKRLRQKRLRWAKALLAAAGFKQHHLLQRKKTERRKHVLCDLRADVTIDLLSDEDEKTIENINKDVNVTEEKPIVISKCASMTISDGPPPLVPISNVHSAPKQLFTQIYAFPKQAIEVSKVPNITLIPVQNLQNPPAPPPVASVAPMPRRVKRKRKSQQPKRHKQPVIVNNESIILSDESDMDISLVEPLAESSTNNVFSPALTIATETLPPTTTISPTSTKNLQLVQPPSPTKSNTSYPTLLTPYSAQVDEEVTVSIVPRSSTAGGTCLKSNDNELFPMLPDETTVHTVIANRTYELSLTKLREGLASCGISEFANGQQKPAPVRRKGQLVDTPPMVSPNPPPISLKLSSDLSISLISDDDDDSHEQQHQQRLAAESLLQKQPQLMVQHLQLPVGGMLQAGASVSLVGTSRLPPRRRKLV from the exons ATGGATGCCACAAATG TAACGCCatcaaagcaaaataaaacagaaGCAGTTACGCCtaatagcaacaataaacaGCAAAATGCAACTCAAAAACATTCCGGTCCTTTTTATATCTCACCATCGCTATTCGACAACAAACGTCTGCGTCAGAAACGTCTCCGTTGGGCCAAAGCATTGTTGGCGGCGGCGGGCTTTAAGCAGCATCACCTATTGCAACGAAAAAAGACTGAGCGCCGCAAACATGTGTTATGTGATTTACGTGCAGACGTAACAATTGACTTATTATCGGATGAAGATGAAAAAACaatcgaaaatattaataagGATGTTAACGTAACTGAAGAAAAGCCAATTGTTATATCAAAATGTGCATCAATGACAATTTCCGATGGTCCACCACCACTCGTTCCGATTTCGAACGTACATTCAGCACCCAAGCAACTATTTACGCAAATCTACGCTTTTCCCAAGCAAGCTATTGAAGTATCAAAAGTGCCGAACATAACGCTTATTCCTGTACAGAATTTACAAAACCCGCCTGCGCCACCACCGGTTGCTTCTGTAGCGCCCATGCCACGTCGCGTGAAGCGTAAACGTAAATCACAACAACCGAAACGTCATAAACAACCCGTTATTGTCAATAATGAGAGCATAATTCTAAGTGATGAAAGTGATATGGATATATCTTTGGTAGAGCCCCTTGCAGAATCTTCTACCAATAACGTGTTTTCGCCCGCATTAACGATTGCAACTGAAACAttgccaccaacaacaacaatatctcCCACATCCACAAAGAATTTACAACTTGTACAACCGCCTTCACCTACTAAATCTAATACGTCATATCCCACACTTTTAACACCGTACAGTGCACAAGTTGATGAAGAAGTTACCGTATCGATTGTGCCACGCTCATCAACAGCAGGCGGCACTTGCCTCAAGTCCAATGACAACGAGTTGTTTCCTATGCTACCCGATGAAACTACCGTACATACGGTTATTGCTAATCGTACTTATGAGTTATCATTAACAAAACTGCGTGAAGGCCTAGCCTCCTGTGGTATATCGGAGTTTGCAAATGGACAACAAAAGCCAGCGCCAGTACGACGTAAAGGACAATTGGTGGATACGCCACCAATGGTCTCGCCTAATCCGCCGCCCATATCTTTGAAATTATCCAGTGATTTAAGCATTTCATTGATCTCAGATGATGACGACGACAGCCAtgaacaacaacaccaacaacgttTGGCGGCAGAGAGTCTCTTACAAAAACAGCCGCAGTTAATGGTACAACACTTGCAATTGCCTGTGGGTGGCATGTTGCAAGCCGGTGCGAGTGTGTCGTTAGTCGGCACATCGAGGCTGCCGCCTCGGCGCCGAAAACTCGTTTGA
- the LOC105222024 gene encoding probable ATP-dependent RNA helicase DDX56, translating into MASGKKVLQFHEMELDERLLKAISKMGWLQPTLIQEAAIPLLLEGKDVVVRARTGSGKTAAFALPLLQKLLNSKLNASEQCTSALVLSPSKELCQQTRTAMEQMADKCGKVVRIVDLSSSDVVAQRHVLSERPDVVISTPSKVLAHVQTGDLDLKKIEMLVVDEADLVFSFGFEKDFKKLVEHLPPIYQAVLVSATLSDDVMNMKNIVLHNPVVLKLEEPDLVPESQLTHQRISAEENDKPAILYALLKLRLIRGKNVIFVNSVDRCYKLKLFLEQFKIKSCVLNSELPTKIRIHTINQFNQGIYDLIIASDERMLENPGRNKSDRESGASRGIDFQCVANVINFDFPIDVNSYIHRAGRTARGTNKGSVLSLVSLKDKEASDAVEERLRSGYMSEDQVIKNYQFKLEEVEPFRYRAQDAWRAVTRIAVHEARLREIRIEIFNSEKLKGFFNENTRDLQVLRHDKPLKTVKVQPHLSHVPEYIVPKALKRVATTAITRAPKQSRGYHSTAKAAYESQKDNPLLCSEIDYGRKRGGGRRK; encoded by the exons ATGGCAAGTGGAAAAAAAGTTCTCCAGTTTCATGAAATGGAATTGGACGAACGTCTACTGAAG GCTATTTCGAAAATGGGTTGGCTCCAGCCAACGCTTATTCAAGAGGCAGCCATACCTTTATTGTTGGAAGGTAAGGACGTCGTAGTGCGTGCACGTACTGGTTCTGGAAAAACTGCTGCATTTGCCTTACCGCTTTTACAAAAgcttctaaattcaaaattaaatgcaTCAGAACAGTGTACCAGTGCACTGGTACTGTCACCCAGTAAAGAATTATGTCAGCAAACACGCACTGCAATGGAACAAATGGCCGATAAATGTGGGAAAGTGGTTCGCATTGTAGATCTTTCTTCTAGTGATGTTGTCGCACAACGACATGTGCTCTCAGAGCGTCCTGATGTTGTCATATCAACACCGTCCAAAGTACTCGCACATGTGCAAACAGGCGATttggatttgaaaaaaattgaaatgcttGTGGTGGATGAGGCAGATTTGGTATTTTCTTTTGGCTTTGAGAAGGATTTTAAAAAGCTTGTAGAACATCTGCCGCCAATTTATCAA GCAGTGCTTGTATCCGCTACTTTATCAGATGATGTGatgaatatgaaaaatattgtgcTACACAATCCAGTAGTACTGAAATTGGAGGAACCTGATCTGGTGCCAGAAAGTCAACTTACACATCAGCGCATATCTGCGGAAGAAAACGACAAACCTGCAATATTGTATGCTTTGCTGAAACTGCGTTTGATACgtggcaaaaatgtaattttcgtAAACTCTGTGGACCGTTGTTATaa GCTCAAACTATTTTTGGaacagtttaaaataaaatcatgcGTACTCAATTCGGAACTGCCAACAAAAATTCGCATACATACCATCAATCAGTTTAACCAGGGTATTTACGATCTGATAATTGCATCTGACGAGCGCATGCTGGAAAATCCTGGCCGCAATAAAAGCGATCGCGAATCGGGCGCCTCTCGTGGTATAGACTTTCAGTGCGTGGcgaatgtaataaattttgattttcccATCGATGTCAACTCGTACATACATCGTGCAGGACGTACGGCGCGTGGCACAAATAAAGGCAGTGTCTTGTCACTCGTTAGCTTGAAGGATAAAGAGGCGAGTGATGCTGTTGAGGAGCGTTTGCGTAGCGGCTACATGAGCGAGGATCAAGTTATCAA AAATTACCAATTCAAATTGGAAGAAGTCGAGCCTTTCCGTTATCGCGCACAGGATGCATGGCGTGCAGTTACACGCATTGCCGTGCACGAGGCACGTTTGCGCGAAATCAGAATAGAAATTTTCAATAGTGAAAAACTGAAAGGTTTCTTCAATGAAAACACGCGAGATTTGCAAGTACTCCGCCATGATAAGCCACTGAAGACAGTGAAAGTGCAACCACATCTTTCACATGTGCCGGAGTATATCGTGCCCAAGGCACTTAAGCGtgtggcaacaacagcaataacacgCGCTCCCAAGCAGTCACGCGGTTATCACTCCACGGCGAAAGCGGCTTACGAGAGCCAAAAGGATAATCCACTATTGTGCAGCGAAATCGATTATGGCCGCAAGCGCGGTGGCGGTAGaagaaaatga
- the LOC105222025 gene encoding mpv17-like protein encodes MPTSIRALISEGLRVGVIMAAGDAICQTFVEKRELKNLDVNRMLKFGAVGVVYVGPVLKGWYGTLDKIVPKGSPPLKRALKKMALDQTCFAPSFIASLIGIFGLINGESIPTIQDRFRNDYFTILSRNYMLWPAAQVINFSVVPLNYQVLYAQFISLIWNIYLSMKLNDEKK; translated from the coding sequence atGCCGACTTCTATACGCGCACTGATTTCCGAAGGCCTCCGTGTAGGAGTAATTATGGCCGCCGGTGATGCGATTTGCCAAACATTTGTGGAAAAACGAGAGCTGAAAAACTTGGACGTAAATCGAATGTTGAAATTCGGTGCTGTGGGTGTTGTCTACGTCGGTCCCGTATTAAAAGGATGGTATGGAACATTAGATAAAATAGTGCCAAAGGGGTCGCCACCACTTAAACGAGCGTTAAAGAAAATGGCATTGGATCAAACTTGTTTTGCACCATCATTCATTGCTAGTTTAATAGGCATCTTTGGTCTTATCAACGGTGAAAGCATACCAACAATCCAAGATCGTTTCAGGAATGATTATTTTACGATTTTGTCACGAAATTACATGCTCTGGCCAGCTGCGCAAGTAATTAACTTTTCCGTCGTTCCACTTAATTATCAAGTGTTATATGCACAATTTATATCCCTAATATGGAACATCTATCTATCTATGAAGTTGAATGATGAGAAGAAATAA
- the LOC105222026 gene encoding protein misato — MSSTREIVTLQFGNYANYIGAHWWNIQESSFSYNPEDAPSEISHDVLYREGVNLNRQVTYTPRLLLVDLDGSLKHLPREGELYGNSIKRTNESIESTDDVKKIKEELQNLSADVEVVEQPHASKHDFQKDLEDPVIDIQEKNYNLADNVDTWTDYLYARYHPRTVNIVNDYKHSTEKQTFDTYACGVQLWQTEQFEDEFCDKIRQYVEECDFLQGFQTLFDCFNGYSGLATACMEYLNDEYGKANFAIPVYSPRNTPFENADEPMSDSIRVVNSALAFHKLSEQASLFVPLSTSDRVWRQLGAARQLRSLTYQPDNLYQTSAVLAAYLDTISLRYRLRNAPSAYSLAGFCGDLNNYGRKLAGAAFALPFPMQHKQDLIDCLDQFEGPIFTSLTPNCNIGTDYVIQTLCVRGITRDRLKQPLEKAKEQMRMAAYKCDSVSEMFQLYLQCANHASMSHVASVSMAMPTRIPFPSEMFAEEMTKLGFLSPTTKRQPEEKVVSVPTLAAAQSSSELGDTLETLHREAKRVKIAKLHRYKAAGLEEDDYVDALEQLLLFKDNYEDNFEL; from the exons ATGTCTTCTACTCGTGAGATTGTCACATTACAATTCGGCAACTATGCAAACTATATTGGAGCGCATTGGTGGAATATACAG GAATCCAGCTTTAGTTACAATCCTGAAGACGCGCCTTCAGAAATTTCTCATGACGTATTGTACAGAGAAGGTGTCAATTTAAAT AGGCAGGTAACATATACACCTCGTCTATTGCTTGTTGATTTAGATGGGTCCCTGAAGCATCTGCCGCGTGAAGGTGAGCTGTACGGAAACAGTATAAAACGTACAAATGAAAGCATAGAATCGACTGACGATGTCAAGAAAATTAAAGAGGAGCTTCAAAATCTGTCCGCAGATGTGGAAGTAGTAGAGCAACCACATGCTAGTAAACATGATTTCCAAAAAGATCTCGAAGACCCTGTAATCGATATacaagagaaaaattataatttggcTGATAATGTTGATACATGGACGGATTACCTTTATGCCCGGTATCACCCACGAACTGTAAATATAGTTAACGATTATAAACATAGTACAGAGAAGCAAACTTTCGATACCTACGCATGTGGTGTACAACTTTGGCAAACTGAGCAATTCGAAGATGAATTCTGTGATAAAATACGACAATATGTTGAAGAGTGCGACTTTCTGCAAGGCTTTCAAACATTGTTTGACTGCTTTAATGGTTACTCAGGCTTGGCCACCGCATGCATGGAATACCTCAATGACGAATATGGAAAAGCAAATTTTGCTATACCAGTCTATTCACCACGTAATACGCCATTTGAAAATGCag ATGAACCCATGTCGGACTCTATACGTGTCGTTAATAGCGCATTGGCGTTCCACAAGTTAAGCGAACAAGCTTCACTGTTTGTACCGCTCAGCACAAGCGATCGTGTGTGGCGGCAATTGGGTGCAGCGCGTCAACTGCGCTCACTTACTTACCAGCCAGATAATTTGTATCAGACATCTGCTGTACTCGCAGCATACTTGGATACAATTTCGTTGCGGTATCGGCTGCGCAATGCGCCTAGTGCTTACTCGCTTGCTGGTTTCTGTGGTGATTTAAATAATTACGGCCGCAAATTGGCGGGCGCCGCTTTTGCACTGCCATTCCCTATGCAACACAAACAAGATCTTATTGATTGCTTGGATCAATTTGAAGGGCCAATTTTCACATCACTCACACCCAACTGCAACATTGGCACCGATTATGTAATACAAACATTGTGTGTACGCGGTATAACACGCGATCGCCTAAAACAGCCTTTGGAGAAAGCTAAAGAACAAATGCGCATGGCCGCATATAAATGTGATAGCGTCTCTGAAATGTTCCAATTGTACTTGCAATGTGCCAATCATGCGAGTATGTCACATGTGGCATCGGTGTCAATGGCTATGCCAACGCGTATACCATTTCCAAGTGAAATGTTTGCCGAAGAAATGACAAAATTGGGTTTTCTCTCGCCAACCACAAAAAGGCAACCAGAAGAGAAAGTTGTATCTGTGCCTACGTTAGCCGCTGCGCAGTCATCTAGCGAGTTGGGTGATACGCTAGAAACGCTGCATCGCGAGGCTAAACGTGTGAAAATAGCCAAACTGCACCGTTATAAAGCAGCTGGCTTGGAGGAAGATGATTATGTCGACGCGCTCGAGCAGCTGTTGCTGTTCAAAGACAATTACGAAGATAACTTTGAGTTGTAG